One Paraburkholderia aromaticivorans DNA segment encodes these proteins:
- a CDS encoding AMP-binding protein: protein MLDLGRTFLQSVERSPNALALVDGELTLTYAQWHRIILNVADGLHELGLAHGDRLLVVLQNRWEMATLHWACQFAGVAIVPLNWRAKPDELDYCVTDAGVKAIVYEPVCAEAVTQSAAAKAVARIALDDAAGASSSFDALLRERRREGAVVAAVTPQATAEDCSLILYTSGTTGKAKGVPRRHRHERAAALAHVAQNLYRHGERTLGVMPLYHTMGVRSLLAMALVDGLFVCVRRWNATLALDSIHTYRLTCLYLVPTLYHDLLAAPEFARTDKSSVTKLGFAGAPMNDGLLKRLSAAFKPELFVNHYGSSEVYTFSIDQDATLKPGSAGRAGINTRLRVVKLDATSPDELAQTGEEGQIIADLLGDESFEGYWNRPDANAKSLRDGWYFTGDTGYFDNDGDLFVSGRVDDMIISGGENISPVDIESVLSLHPAVDEVAVAGVKDERWGQRVVAFIKRTQYVEAGALDDFCRTSDLVNFKRPREYVFVDDIPKSPVGKILRRKLSAGEYEPEHDAAQPDRTTKGVSHD, encoded by the coding sequence ATGCTTGATCTCGGCCGAACCTTTCTGCAAAGCGTGGAGCGCAGCCCGAACGCGCTGGCGCTCGTCGATGGTGAACTGACGCTCACGTATGCGCAGTGGCACCGGATCATCCTTAACGTTGCGGACGGTCTGCACGAACTCGGTCTCGCACACGGCGACCGTTTGCTCGTCGTGCTGCAAAACCGCTGGGAAATGGCGACGCTGCACTGGGCGTGCCAGTTCGCCGGCGTGGCGATCGTGCCGCTGAACTGGCGGGCGAAACCCGATGAGCTCGATTACTGCGTGACCGATGCGGGCGTCAAAGCCATCGTGTACGAGCCGGTTTGCGCCGAAGCCGTCACGCAAAGCGCCGCCGCCAAGGCCGTTGCGCGCATTGCGCTGGACGATGCGGCGGGCGCGTCGAGTTCGTTCGATGCACTGCTGCGCGAGCGCCGGCGCGAAGGCGCAGTTGTTGCCGCGGTCACCCCGCAGGCCACCGCGGAAGACTGCTCGCTGATCCTCTATACGTCGGGCACCACGGGCAAGGCGAAGGGCGTGCCGCGCCGGCATCGCCACGAACGCGCCGCCGCGCTCGCGCATGTCGCACAGAACCTCTATCGCCACGGCGAACGCACGCTCGGCGTGATGCCGCTCTATCACACGATGGGCGTGCGCTCGCTGCTGGCGATGGCGCTCGTCGACGGGCTGTTCGTCTGCGTGCGCCGCTGGAACGCGACCCTTGCGCTCGATTCCATCCACACGTACCGGCTGACGTGTCTGTATCTGGTGCCCACGCTCTATCACGATCTGCTGGCCGCACCGGAGTTCGCGCGCACCGACAAAAGTTCGGTGACGAAACTCGGCTTTGCCGGCGCGCCGATGAACGACGGTTTGCTGAAGCGTCTTTCCGCTGCTTTCAAGCCGGAACTGTTCGTCAATCACTACGGCTCGTCCGAGGTCTACACGTTCAGTATCGATCAGGACGCGACGCTGAAACCCGGCAGCGCGGGCCGCGCCGGCATCAATACGCGGCTGCGCGTCGTGAAGCTCGACGCGACGTCGCCCGACGAACTCGCGCAAACCGGCGAAGAAGGCCAGATCATCGCGGACCTGCTCGGCGACGAGTCGTTCGAAGGCTACTGGAACCGGCCGGACGCGAACGCGAAGTCGTTGCGCGACGGCTGGTATTTCACCGGCGACACCGGCTACTTCGATAACGACGGCGATCTCTTCGTGTCGGGCCGCGTCGACGACATGATCATCAGCGGCGGCGAGAACATCTCGCCAGTCGATATCGAATCGGTGTTGTCGCTGCATCCGGCGGTGGACGAAGTGGCCGTCGCTGGCGTGAAAGACGAGCGCTGGGGGCAGCGTGTTGTCGCTTTCATCAAGCGGACCCAATACGTCGAAGCCGGGGCGCTCGACGACTTTTGCCGGACCTCCGATCTCGTCAACTTCAAGCGCCCGCGCGAATACGTGTTTGTCGACGACATTCCGAAATCGCCGGTCGGCAAGATCCTGCGCCGCAAGCTTTCTGCGGGCGAGTACGAACCGGAGCACGACGCCGCACAACCTGACCGAACCACAAAAGGAGTATCACATGACTGA
- a CDS encoding (2Fe-2S)-binding protein — MPHGIQPRGERQRITVTLNGRERSGYCEPRDLLSDLLRHELGATGTHVGCEHGVCGACTVHIDGVAGRSCLMLALQADGRRIDTVEGLAPDQTLGDLQQAFQRHHALQCGFCTAGILMSCADYLKRVPDLDEAQVRDMLSGHLCRCTGYTPIVAAVLDVAARRRQAQEEKETSDA, encoded by the coding sequence ATGCCGCATGGCATACAACCGCGCGGCGAACGGCAGCGAATCACCGTGACGCTCAACGGCCGCGAACGAAGCGGCTATTGCGAGCCGCGCGATCTGCTGTCCGATCTTCTGCGGCACGAGCTGGGCGCAACCGGCACGCACGTCGGATGCGAACACGGCGTGTGCGGCGCCTGCACGGTTCATATCGACGGTGTGGCGGGACGTTCGTGCCTGATGCTCGCATTGCAGGCGGACGGCCGCCGCATCGATACGGTAGAAGGCCTCGCACCCGACCAGACGCTCGGCGACCTTCAGCAGGCGTTCCAGCGTCATCACGCGCTGCAGTGCGGCTTTTGCACCGCCGGCATTCTGATGTCGTGCGCCGACTATCTGAAGCGCGTGCCGGATCTAGACGAGGCGCAGGTGCGCGACATGCTGTCGGGCCATCTGTGCCGCTGTACGGGCTATACGCCGATCGTCGCCGCCGTGCTCGATGTGGCGGCGCGCCGGCGCCAGGCGCAGGAAGAGAAGGAGACGAGCGATGCTTGA
- a CDS encoding FAD binding domain-containing protein, producing the protein MKPAPFDYLRATSTEHALEALAHGGEDARVLAGGQSLMAVLNMRLAQPRWLVDISRTDELNTVRVDNEAGQLVIGAAATQGSVEWRPSLRDEVPLLALAFPHISHFQIRNRGTVCGSIAHADPSAELPLALAALGGDVLLRSTKRRRVLAAEDFFQGMLMTAREPDELVEAVRFPLKKPGERYGFAEFSARHGDFALVSCAAVVTDKAIQIAVGGVADRPVVERWPRLQGDDLRTALNDLSWKLGAQDDAHVSATYRRHLVRQLGWRVIEEAM; encoded by the coding sequence ATGAAGCCGGCGCCGTTCGATTATCTGCGCGCGACGAGTACGGAACATGCGCTCGAAGCGCTCGCGCATGGCGGCGAAGACGCACGCGTGCTGGCCGGCGGCCAGTCGCTGATGGCGGTGCTGAACATGCGCCTCGCGCAACCGCGCTGGCTCGTCGATATTTCCCGCACCGACGAGTTGAATACGGTGCGTGTCGACAACGAGGCGGGGCAGCTCGTTATCGGTGCGGCGGCAACGCAGGGCAGCGTCGAGTGGCGCCCGTCTCTGCGCGACGAAGTGCCGTTGCTCGCTCTCGCGTTCCCGCACATTTCCCATTTTCAGATCCGCAATCGCGGGACCGTGTGCGGCTCGATCGCTCACGCGGATCCGAGCGCCGAGTTGCCTCTCGCGTTGGCAGCCCTTGGCGGCGATGTGCTGCTGCGCTCGACAAAGCGCAGGCGCGTGCTCGCCGCCGAGGACTTTTTTCAGGGGATGTTGATGACGGCGCGCGAGCCGGACGAACTTGTCGAGGCCGTGCGGTTTCCGCTGAAAAAGCCGGGCGAGCGCTATGGCTTTGCGGAATTCTCCGCCCGTCATGGCGATTTCGCCCTCGTGTCGTGCGCGGCGGTGGTGACGGATAAGGCGATCCAGATCGCTGTGGGCGGCGTCGCCGACCGGCCGGTGGTGGAGCGCTGGCCGCGTCTGCAGGGCGACGACTTGCGTACTGCATTGAACGATTTGAGCTGGAAGCTGGGCGCGCAGGACGACGCGCATGTCAGTGCGACATATCGCCGGCATCTGGTCCGGCAACTGGGATGGCGCGTGATAGAGGAGGCGATGTGA
- a CDS encoding xanthine dehydrogenase family protein molybdopterin-binding subunit yields the protein MNQRDTVAELVADARPAGEPDTSERQRQRHVGRSMERVEDPAILTGRGRYGDDIAVKPGTLHAAVLRSPHAHAELRSIDTDAALRLAGVRAVLTRDDLPGWSRPFVVGVKSPMEQWALAMDRVRYVGEPVAVVLAESRALAEDALDLIKVEYQTLPPVTSIENAIADDAPVLHPKVGTNVISDRHYRYGEPEAAFERAPHRVTIDAHYPRNTCAPIECGVVIAEYLSGDEGYDVTSNFMGPFSLHAVMSMALNVPANRLRHKAPRDSGGSFGVKQAVFPYVVLMCLASRKAGAPVKWVEDRLEHLSAATSATARLTTLEAAVESDGRITALSYDQIEDCGGYLRAPEPATFYRMHGCLTGAYAIPNLVVRNRVALTNKTPTGLVRGFGGPQVYFALERLMQRIAIELKLEVLDVYRRNFVAADAFPYRAAAGALLDSGNYQEALRRSLAEGGYDELVARRDAARRAGRLYGIGFAAIVEPSVSNMGYITTVMPAEARKKAGPKSGAIASATVSVDLLGGVVVTIASTPAGQGHMTVCAQVVADVLGLNPHDIVVNVEFDTHKDAWSVAAGNYSSRFAGAVAGTVHLAAMRVRDKVARIVAKQAGCAPEDICFEDGRVFAKGKEDRALPFGRVASNAPHWAPALLPEGEEPGLRETVFWTPPHMDAPDEQDRINTSAAYGFAFDMCAVEVDRATGRVRIDRYVTAHDAGTLLNPALADGQIRGAFAQGLGAALMEEFRYGADGSFQSGTLADYLMPTSCEVPDPMIVHLETPSPFTPLGAKGLGEGNNMSTPPCIANAVADALGVEDIRLPLTPAKVMHLIGIDDPPPSRPELLEAAAAAASNKALAGGKALTARGTVDLDATPEAIFAVLLDPQALAKVIPGCHALEATGPNQYRADVTVGVGMIKARFEARIGLSDIDAPHRLRLAGAGSSPLGTARGEGLVELTPTEHGTRLSYDYEAQVSGKVAAVGGRMLEGAAKVVLRQLFESLGRQASGKPVDEGRAQGSWLSRFLAIFRSRT from the coding sequence TTGAATCAGCGCGATACAGTTGCCGAACTGGTGGCGGATGCACGGCCCGCCGGCGAGCCCGACACGTCGGAGCGCCAGCGCCAGCGGCACGTGGGCCGTTCGATGGAACGCGTCGAAGATCCGGCGATCCTGACCGGCCGCGGACGTTACGGCGACGACATCGCCGTCAAACCCGGCACGCTGCACGCCGCGGTGTTGCGCTCGCCGCACGCCCATGCGGAACTGCGCAGCATCGACACGGACGCTGCGCTCAGACTGGCCGGCGTGCGCGCCGTGCTCACACGTGACGATCTGCCGGGCTGGTCGCGGCCGTTCGTGGTCGGCGTGAAGTCGCCCATGGAGCAGTGGGCGCTCGCGATGGACCGGGTGCGCTACGTCGGCGAACCGGTTGCCGTGGTGCTGGCCGAATCGCGTGCGCTCGCTGAAGACGCGCTCGATCTGATCAAGGTCGAGTACCAGACGCTGCCGCCGGTGACCTCGATCGAAAACGCGATCGCCGACGATGCGCCCGTTCTGCATCCGAAGGTCGGCACGAACGTGATCAGCGATCGTCACTATCGCTATGGCGAGCCCGAAGCGGCTTTCGAACGCGCGCCGCATCGCGTGACCATCGACGCGCACTATCCACGCAACACGTGTGCGCCGATCGAATGCGGCGTGGTGATCGCCGAGTATCTGTCCGGCGATGAAGGTTATGACGTCACGTCGAATTTCATGGGGCCGTTCTCGCTGCATGCGGTGATGTCGATGGCGCTGAACGTGCCGGCGAATCGTCTGCGGCACAAGGCGCCGCGCGACTCGGGCGGCAGCTTCGGCGTGAAACAGGCGGTGTTTCCGTATGTGGTGTTGATGTGCCTTGCGTCGCGCAAGGCCGGTGCGCCGGTGAAATGGGTCGAGGATCGCCTCGAACATCTGAGCGCGGCCACCTCGGCCACCGCGCGCCTGACGACGCTCGAAGCCGCCGTTGAAAGCGACGGCCGCATTACCGCGCTTTCATACGACCAGATCGAGGACTGCGGCGGCTATCTGCGTGCGCCGGAGCCTGCCACGTTCTACCGGATGCACGGCTGCCTGACGGGCGCTTACGCGATTCCGAATCTCGTCGTGCGCAACCGCGTGGCGCTCACGAATAAAACGCCGACGGGCCTCGTCCGCGGTTTCGGTGGGCCGCAGGTGTATTTCGCGCTTGAACGTCTGATGCAGCGCATCGCGATCGAACTGAAGCTCGAGGTGCTCGACGTGTATCGCCGCAACTTCGTCGCCGCCGATGCGTTCCCGTATCGCGCCGCAGCGGGTGCGCTGCTCGATTCCGGCAACTATCAGGAAGCGCTGCGCCGCTCGCTCGCCGAAGGCGGCTACGACGAACTCGTCGCGCGCCGCGATGCGGCGCGCCGCGCAGGACGTCTGTATGGCATCGGCTTTGCGGCGATCGTTGAACCGTCCGTGTCGAACATGGGCTACATCACGACCGTGATGCCCGCCGAGGCGCGCAAGAAAGCCGGCCCGAAGAGCGGCGCCATCGCGAGCGCGACAGTCAGCGTCGATCTGCTCGGCGGCGTGGTGGTGACGATTGCATCGACGCCGGCGGGACAGGGGCATATGACGGTCTGCGCGCAGGTTGTCGCCGATGTGCTGGGTTTGAATCCGCACGACATCGTCGTCAACGTCGAGTTCGACACGCACAAGGACGCGTGGTCAGTGGCGGCGGGTAACTATTCGAGTCGTTTTGCCGGTGCGGTGGCCGGCACGGTGCATCTGGCAGCGATGCGTGTGCGCGACAAGGTGGCCCGCATCGTCGCGAAGCAAGCGGGTTGTGCGCCCGAGGACATCTGTTTCGAAGACGGCCGCGTCTTTGCGAAGGGCAAGGAAGACCGCGCGCTGCCGTTTGGCCGCGTCGCGAGCAATGCGCCGCACTGGGCGCCCGCGCTGTTGCCCGAGGGCGAAGAGCCGGGCCTGCGCGAGACGGTGTTCTGGACGCCGCCGCACATGGACGCGCCCGACGAGCAGGATCGCATCAACACATCGGCGGCCTACGGTTTCGCGTTCGACATGTGCGCGGTCGAAGTGGACCGCGCAACCGGCCGGGTGCGCATCGACCGCTATGTGACCGCACACGACGCCGGCACGCTGCTCAATCCGGCACTCGCCGACGGCCAGATTCGCGGCGCGTTCGCGCAGGGCCTGGGCGCGGCACTGATGGAAGAGTTCCGCTACGGCGCGGACGGCAGTTTCCAGTCGGGCACGCTCGCCGACTACCTGATGCCAACCTCGTGCGAAGTGCCTGATCCGATGATCGTGCATCTGGAAACGCCGTCGCCGTTCACGCCGCTCGGTGCGAAGGGGCTCGGCGAAGGCAACAACATGAGCACGCCGCCGTGCATCGCAAACGCAGTGGCCGATGCACTCGGCGTCGAGGATATCCGCTTGCCGCTCACGCCTGCGAAGGTGATGCACCTGATCGGCATTGACGATCCGCCGCCTTCGCGTCCCGAGTTACTTGAAGCGGCTGCGGCCGCCGCGTCGAACAAGGCGCTTGCAGGCGGCAAGGCGCTGACGGCGCGGGGCACTGTCGATCTCGACGCCACACCCGAAGCGATCTTTGCGGTGCTGTTGGACCCGCAGGCGCTCGCGAAGGTCATTCCAGGCTGCCACGCGCTCGAAGCGACCGGACCGAACCAGTATCGCGCCGATGTGACGGTCGGCGTCGGCATGATCAAGGCGCGCTTCGAAGCGCGGATCGGGTTGTCGGATATCGACGCGCCGCATCGTCTGCGCCTCGCGGGCGCCGGCAGTTCGCCGCTTGGCACCGCGCGTGGCGAAGGACTCGTGGAACTGACGCCCACGGAGCACGGCACGCGGCTGTCGTACGACTATGAAGCGCAGGTGTCGGGCAAGGTTGCGGCAGTCGGCGGGCGGATGCTCGAAGGCGCGGCGAAGGTCGTGCTGCGGCAACTGTTCGAATCACTGGGCCGGCAAGCATCAGGCAAGCCCGTCGACGAAGGCCGCGCGCAAGGCTCGTGGCTCTCGCGCTTCCTCGCAATCTTCAGGAGCAGAACATGA
- a CDS encoding UbiX family flavin prenyltransferase, with amino-acid sequence MQSTQSRERIVVGISGASGAVIGVRLLAALGRLGTVETHLIVSPSGAITAAQELGLTRSDLDGLADVVHNVRDIGAAVASGSFVTAGMVIAPCSMKTLASVANGFADNLLTRAADVMLKERRRLVLVARETPLNLAHLRNMTLATEMGAIVMPPVPAFYAHPQTVDDIVDHTVGRIMDLFGIEHREIARRWSGLASEFNRRENDEGDDAHAAATRGQGAMN; translated from the coding sequence ATGCAGTCAACGCAATCGCGTGAACGGATCGTCGTCGGCATTTCGGGTGCGAGTGGCGCAGTCATCGGCGTGCGGCTGCTGGCGGCCTTGGGCCGGCTCGGCACGGTTGAGACGCATCTGATCGTGTCGCCGTCGGGCGCCATTACCGCTGCGCAGGAGCTCGGTCTTACGCGTTCAGACCTCGACGGCCTCGCCGACGTCGTCCACAACGTGCGCGACATCGGCGCGGCGGTGGCGAGCGGCTCGTTTGTCACCGCGGGCATGGTGATCGCGCCGTGCTCGATGAAAACGCTGGCGAGCGTCGCCAACGGTTTCGCCGACAACCTGCTGACGCGCGCCGCGGACGTGATGCTCAAGGAGCGTCGCCGTCTCGTGCTCGTCGCACGCGAAACGCCGCTCAATCTCGCGCACCTGCGCAACATGACGCTCGCCACCGAAATGGGCGCGATCGTGATGCCGCCAGTGCCCGCGTTCTATGCGCACCCTCAAACCGTCGACGACATCGTCGATCACACGGTCGGCCGGATCATGGATCTGTTCGGGATCGAGCATCGCGAGATTGCGCGCCGCTGGAGCGGTCTTGCCAGTGAGTTCAACCGACGCGAGAACGACGAGGGCGACGACGCCCATGCAGCCGCCACGCGCGGGCAGGGAGCAATGAATTGA
- a CDS encoding UbiD family decarboxylase codes for MNSRDAAGSGTPQSSWAPQSIAPTLRHWLERLSATGRVATIDQPVSLQHELAAVAKRLDGEQAAIFLKPGGHAIPVVSGFMSKRAWIAEAMGVPEAALLERFRDAAGHPLAWHELPREEAACQQVVRTQGIDLHALLPIPTHSEHDNGPYITAGLVIARNPRTGIQNVSINRIQVHAPDRMAILMLPRHLLAFYQAAEAAGDALDVAIAIGVDPLTMLASQAISPIDSDELEIAGALHGAPLPVVKCATNDVRVPAFSEIVIEGRILPKVREPEGPFGEFPKYYSAREAREVIEVTAVTHREQPIYHTIVPAEMEHLLLGAIPREATLLAHLQRSHPGVKDVELSVGGVCRYHLWVQFDKKREGEAKNVILCAFGAHYDIKQVVVVDTDVDVHDPAEIEWAVATRFQADRDLVIVAGAQGSPLDPSTTVGQPDDAPPHMQGVSAKMGLDATRPVVYPAHVFTRVRIPGQDTVDLDRLVATNNAPFDAYLHSDQLRDAV; via the coding sequence ATGAACTCACGCGATGCCGCAGGCAGCGGCACACCTCAATCCTCATGGGCACCGCAGAGCATCGCGCCGACGCTTCGCCACTGGCTTGAACGCCTGTCGGCAACGGGCCGCGTCGCGACCATCGATCAGCCGGTTTCGCTCCAGCACGAACTCGCGGCAGTCGCCAAACGGCTCGACGGAGAACAGGCCGCCATCTTTCTCAAGCCCGGCGGCCACGCCATTCCGGTGGTGAGCGGCTTCATGTCGAAGCGCGCGTGGATCGCCGAGGCGATGGGCGTGCCCGAGGCCGCGCTGCTCGAACGCTTTCGCGATGCGGCCGGGCATCCGCTTGCCTGGCACGAACTGCCACGCGAGGAGGCCGCGTGCCAGCAGGTCGTCCGCACGCAGGGCATCGATCTGCACGCATTGCTGCCGATCCCGACACACAGCGAGCACGACAACGGTCCCTACATCACGGCCGGGCTCGTGATTGCGCGTAATCCGCGGACCGGCATCCAGAATGTGTCGATCAACCGCATTCAGGTGCACGCCCCGGACCGCATGGCGATCCTGATGTTGCCGCGTCATCTGCTGGCGTTCTATCAGGCTGCGGAAGCGGCGGGAGACGCCCTCGACGTGGCGATCGCGATCGGCGTCGATCCGTTGACGATGCTGGCGTCGCAGGCCATTTCCCCGATCGACAGCGACGAACTGGAGATCGCCGGTGCCTTGCACGGCGCGCCGCTGCCGGTCGTCAAGTGCGCGACGAACGACGTGCGTGTACCCGCGTTTTCGGAAATCGTGATCGAGGGCCGCATCCTGCCCAAGGTGCGCGAGCCCGAAGGTCCGTTCGGCGAATTCCCGAAGTACTACAGCGCGCGCGAAGCGCGTGAGGTGATCGAGGTGACGGCAGTCACGCACCGCGAACAGCCCATTTATCACACGATTGTTCCGGCTGAAATGGAGCATCTGCTGCTCGGCGCCATTCCGCGCGAAGCGACGTTGCTGGCGCATCTGCAGCGCAGTCATCCGGGCGTGAAGGACGTGGAGTTGTCGGTGGGCGGCGTGTGCCGGTATCACCTGTGGGTCCAGTTCGACAAGAAGCGCGAAGGCGAAGCGAAGAACGTGATTTTGTGCGCGTTCGGCGCGCACTACGACATCAAGCAGGTCGTCGTCGTGGATACCGATGTGGACGTGCACGATCCCGCCGAAATCGAATGGGCGGTCGCGACGCGCTTCCAGGCGGATCGGGATCTCGTGATCGTGGCCGGCGCACAGGGCTCGCCGCTCGATCCATCGACGACCGTCGGCCAGCCCGACGATGCGCCGCCGCACATGCAGGGCGTCAGCGCCAAGATGGGTCTCGATGCGACGCGCCCGGTCGTCTATCCCGCACATGTATTCACCCGCGTGCGGATTCCGGGGCAGGACACCGTCGATCTCGACCGGCTCGTCGCCACGAACAACGCGCCGTTCGATGCCTACCTGCACAGCGACCAGTTGCGCGATGCGGTCTGA
- a CDS encoding LysR family transcriptional regulator, whose amino-acid sequence MDLKQIHYFIALFEDGSVTRAAKRLNIVQPALSMQIAKLEEELHQQLFDRGGHGMAPTAAGRLMYRLFLPIVRDLAHARQQMVQRDEIVTGHVSIGLIASVTESVLADSLSRFHARYPHVEVTVADGYTATFIDWVSGGQLDAALINKPRSRLSLDSQPLLDEEMVLVTSAEHGPELPHAIELAQLPELELVLPTKRHGLRGVLDTAAQHEDVLLAPRFEIDVLSTIVKLVESTRFATILPRIAVERAVRRGALRAYPILAPRIVRHIVRISHPRRPLSAAAEALIDIIADELREVSSESTPCATDDQGTASRIDS is encoded by the coding sequence ATGGACCTGAAGCAGATCCACTATTTCATCGCGCTGTTCGAGGACGGCTCCGTGACGCGCGCCGCCAAACGCCTGAACATCGTGCAGCCGGCGCTCAGCATGCAGATCGCCAAACTGGAGGAAGAACTGCATCAACAACTGTTCGACCGCGGCGGGCACGGCATGGCGCCCACCGCCGCCGGACGGCTGATGTACCGCCTCTTTCTGCCGATCGTCCGCGATCTCGCGCATGCGCGTCAGCAAATGGTTCAGCGCGACGAGATCGTAACGGGCCACGTGTCGATCGGGCTGATCGCATCGGTGACGGAAAGCGTGCTCGCTGATTCGCTGTCGCGCTTTCACGCGCGCTATCCGCATGTCGAAGTCACCGTCGCCGACGGCTACACCGCGACCTTCATCGACTGGGTGTCGGGCGGCCAGCTCGACGCCGCGCTGATCAACAAGCCGCGCTCGCGCCTGTCGCTCGACTCGCAGCCGCTCCTCGATGAAGAAATGGTGCTCGTCACCAGCGCTGAACACGGCCCGGAACTGCCGCATGCGATCGAGCTCGCGCAACTACCCGAACTCGAACTCGTGCTGCCCACCAAGCGCCACGGCCTGCGCGGCGTGCTCGATACGGCCGCGCAACATGAGGACGTGCTGCTTGCGCCGCGCTTCGAAATCGATGTGTTGAGCACGATCGTGAAGCTCGTCGAAAGCACCCGCTTTGCGACGATCCTGCCGCGCATCGCGGTTGAACGCGCGGTGCGCCGAGGCGCGTTGCGCGCCTATCCGATTCTCGCGCCGCGCATCGTACGCCATATCGTGCGCATCAGTCATCCGCGGCGACCGTTGAGCGCTGCTGCCGAGGCGCTCATCGACATCATCGCCGACGAATTACGTGAAGTGTCGAGCGAATCGACGCCCTGTGCCACGGATGATCAAGGGACCGCTTCGAGAATTGATTCATGA
- a CDS encoding TspO/MBR family protein, with product MRQSSGSEGATALCFGYTHIKAGRASSLRRRPQTQIAAGVEKAELAADQANTATVNQTMQVEARADHWRTYAWRPFVGFCFGFAWIGAYFIIPVLRGWWPNIAQPSFPPEAWIAIGGVLGVASFFRGKMQANPTISADSRG from the coding sequence TTGCGTCAATCCTCTGGCAGCGAAGGCGCGACTGCGCTCTGTTTCGGCTATACCCATATAAAGGCGGGCAGGGCTTCGTCATTACGTCGCCGACCGCAAACTCAGATTGCTGCCGGCGTCGAGAAGGCCGAGCTCGCTGCCGATCAGGCGAACACGGCGACAGTCAATCAGACGATGCAGGTTGAGGCGAGGGCAGATCACTGGCGCACGTATGCATGGCGGCCGTTCGTCGGGTTCTGTTTCGGGTTTGCGTGGATTGGTGCGTATTTCATCATCCCGGTGCTGCGCGGCTGGTGGCCGAACATCGCGCAGCCGAGCTTCCCGCCCGAGGCGTGGATCGCTATCGGTGGCGTGCTCGGCGTTGCAAGCTTCTTCCGGGGCAAGATGCAGGCCAATCCGACCATTTCGGCTGACAGCCGCGGTTGA
- a CDS encoding cyclic nucleotide-binding domain-containing protein yields the protein MKASLAQQTLFATSDGKTIERLANAARVVNFKSGAYVAFQGEVESPLLLILSGQLRVSRLPEKGDEAPITTVSAGGSIGAVPIISSRPSNINVIANRESTVAMIGRTLARQVLCEPLVSIALNGVLASLVGHLVHCHSRRDPARRCACSCGNR from the coding sequence TTGAAGGCCAGTCTGGCACAGCAGACGCTGTTCGCTACATCGGACGGAAAAACAATTGAGCGTCTTGCGAACGCAGCGCGGGTGGTGAACTTCAAAAGCGGTGCCTATGTGGCGTTTCAAGGGGAGGTCGAATCACCGCTGTTGCTCATCCTATCGGGGCAGCTAAGAGTATCGAGGCTACCGGAGAAAGGCGATGAAGCACCCATCACCACTGTTTCCGCCGGTGGATCCATAGGAGCGGTTCCAATCATTTCAAGCCGACCAAGTAACATCAATGTGATAGCCAATCGCGAGAGCACGGTGGCCATGATAGGCCGGACGCTGGCGCGCCAGGTACTTTGCGAACCTCTTGTGTCAATCGCGCTGAACGGCGTTCTCGCGTCTTTAGTTGGACACCTCGTCCATTGCCACAGCAGGCGTGATCCCGCGCGCCGCTGCGCGTGTAGCTGCGGTAATCGTTGA
- a CDS encoding helix-turn-helix domain-containing protein, whose translation MIPRAAARVAAVIVDDLDLAADLDAAPADPRSHATIAAMAKVSRETVSRVLSSLELRGLIAKEGRRIRVLDPNALRTLGNG comes from the coding sequence GTGATCCCGCGCGCCGCTGCGCGTGTAGCTGCGGTAATCGTTGACGATCTGGATCTGGCTGCTGATTTGGATGCAGCGCCCGCTGACCCGCGAAGTCACGCGACAATTGCCGCGATGGCAAAGGTGAGTCGTGAGACAGTTTCACGGGTGCTTTCGTCTCTAGAACTTCGAGGTCTCATTGCGAAGGAGGGCCGCCGTATCCGCGTTCTCGACCCAAATGCATTGCGCACGCTGGGCAATGGATAG